The following are encoded in a window of Thiohalobacter sp. IOR34 genomic DNA:
- the purL gene encoding phosphoribosylformylglycinamidine synthase: MLHLPGGPALSPFRTEKLIQRARQTGIGIVGLHAEYQHFVDTEQLLGAEELLVLEGLLDYGPPREPAPEDAELFVVVPRIGTISPWASKATDIAHNCGLDKVHRIERGIAYRVRLEKPLDDAGYAALTGLLHDRMTESVLRNFADAAALFTTAEPAPLQTVDILGGGRDALLRANADWGLALSEDEIDYLVENFTALNRNPTDVELMMFAQANSEHCRHKIFNANWVIDGKRRDETLFGMIRETYRASPAGVLSAYKDNAAVIEGFPAARFYPGRDRRYAEHREDAHILMKVETHNHPTAISPFPGAATGSGGEIRDEGATGRGGKPKAGLCGFSVSNLRIPGFEQPWETDHGKPGRIVSALDIMIEGPLGAAAFNNEFGRPNLCGYFRTFEERVPGPDGEEIRGYHKPIMIAGGYGNLRSDHVEKQDIPPGAQLVLLGGPAMLIGLGGGAASSMDSGASAEDLDFASVQRGNPEMERRAQEVIDRCWAMGEDNPIISIHDVGAGGVSNAFPELVNDSGRGGRFELRNFPNDEPGMSPMQIWCNESQERYVLAIAPERLEEFQALCERERCPCAVVGEATEEQTLIVGDGHFDNTPVDLPLSLLLGKPPKMLRDVQHRSFHKPEFETAGIDPREAAYRVLRLPAVANKTFLITIGDRSVTGLVTRDQMVGPWQVPVADAAVSSTDYRHYTGEAMAMGERTPVALVDGPASGRMAVGEAITNIACAAIADIGRIRLSANWMAPAGHPGEDARLFDTVRAVGHELCPALGIAIPVGKDSMSMKTVWEEGGERREVTAPLSLIVTAFAPVEDVRRTLTPELRTDRGDTDLILIDLGKGRNRLAGSALAQVYKQVGHQPPDLDDPQALKAFFAAIQDLNRAGLLLACHDRSDGGLFATLCEMAFAAHCGLDITLDDLGEDPLAALFSEELGAVVQVRHCDTDTVLETLREAGLGHASHVIGTLADDDHVQFSFDARPLLRESRVELQRAWSETSYRMQALRDNPDCARQEFDTLLETDDPGLNVSLGFDIDEDPAAPFIKRGIRPPVAILREQGVNGQLEMAAAFHRAGFEAVDVHMSDLLSGEVSLDGFKGLVACGGFSYGDVLGAGLGWAKSILYHARTRDAFEAFFERDDSFALGVCNGCQMLSGLKDLIPGTDHWPRFARNLSEQFEARFSLVEVTESPSILLAGMAGSRMPIAVAHGEGRAEFASDEARQAAAGLIALRYVDHFGQPTETYPFNPNGSPDGITGLTNDDGRVTIMMPHPERVFRAVQHAWHPDDWGEDGPWMRMFRNARVWVG, encoded by the coding sequence ATGCTGCATTTGCCCGGTGGCCCTGCGCTATCCCCTTTCCGGACCGAAAAACTCATCCAACGTGCCCGCCAGACCGGCATCGGCATCGTCGGGCTGCATGCCGAATACCAGCACTTCGTCGATACCGAACAGCTGCTTGGCGCCGAGGAGCTGCTGGTGCTGGAGGGGTTGCTGGACTACGGTCCGCCACGCGAGCCCGCGCCGGAGGATGCCGAGCTGTTCGTGGTGGTGCCGCGCATCGGCACCATCTCGCCCTGGGCCAGCAAGGCGACCGATATCGCCCACAACTGCGGTCTGGACAAGGTGCACCGCATCGAACGCGGCATTGCCTACCGCGTCCGGCTGGAGAAGCCGCTGGACGATGCCGGCTACGCCGCGCTCACCGGGCTGCTGCACGACCGCATGACCGAGTCGGTGCTGCGCAACTTCGCCGATGCCGCGGCGCTGTTCACCACCGCCGAGCCGGCGCCGCTGCAGACGGTCGACATCCTCGGCGGCGGCCGGGATGCCCTGCTCAGGGCCAATGCCGACTGGGGGCTGGCGCTGTCCGAGGACGAGATCGACTACCTGGTGGAGAACTTCACGGCGCTGAACCGCAACCCCACCGACGTCGAGCTGATGATGTTCGCCCAGGCCAATTCCGAGCACTGCCGGCACAAGATCTTCAACGCCAACTGGGTGATCGACGGCAAGCGCCGGGACGAAACCCTGTTCGGCATGATCCGCGAGACCTATCGGGCCAGCCCCGCCGGTGTGCTCTCGGCCTACAAGGACAACGCCGCGGTAATCGAGGGCTTTCCCGCCGCCCGTTTCTATCCGGGCCGCGACCGGCGCTACGCCGAGCACCGGGAAGACGCCCACATCCTGATGAAGGTGGAGACCCACAACCACCCGACCGCCATCTCGCCCTTCCCGGGTGCGGCCACCGGCTCCGGCGGCGAGATCCGCGACGAGGGTGCCACCGGCCGCGGCGGCAAGCCCAAGGCTGGGCTGTGCGGCTTCTCCGTCTCCAACCTGCGCATCCCCGGCTTCGAACAGCCCTGGGAGACCGATCACGGCAAGCCGGGGCGCATCGTCTCGGCGCTGGACATCATGATCGAGGGGCCGCTGGGCGCGGCGGCCTTCAACAACGAGTTCGGCCGGCCCAATCTGTGCGGCTACTTCCGCACCTTCGAGGAGCGGGTGCCGGGGCCGGATGGCGAAGAGATCCGCGGCTATCACAAGCCGATCATGATCGCCGGCGGCTATGGCAACCTGCGTTCCGATCACGTCGAGAAGCAGGACATCCCGCCCGGCGCCCAGCTGGTACTGCTGGGTGGTCCGGCCATGCTGATCGGCCTCGGCGGCGGCGCGGCCTCCAGCATGGACAGCGGCGCCAGCGCCGAGGATCTCGATTTCGCCTCGGTGCAGCGCGGCAACCCGGAGATGGAGCGCCGCGCCCAGGAGGTCATCGACCGTTGCTGGGCGATGGGCGAGGACAACCCCATCATCTCCATCCATGACGTCGGTGCCGGTGGCGTGTCCAACGCCTTTCCCGAGCTGGTCAACGACAGCGGCCGCGGCGGCCGCTTCGAGTTGCGCAACTTCCCCAACGACGAGCCGGGCATGTCGCCCATGCAGATCTGGTGCAACGAATCCCAGGAGCGCTACGTGCTGGCCATCGCCCCCGAGCGGCTGGAGGAGTTTCAGGCCCTGTGCGAGCGCGAGCGCTGCCCCTGTGCCGTGGTCGGCGAGGCCACCGAGGAACAGACGCTGATCGTCGGCGACGGCCACTTCGACAACACCCCGGTCGATCTGCCGCTGTCGCTGCTGCTGGGCAAGCCGCCGAAGATGCTGCGCGACGTGCAGCACCGCTCCTTCCACAAGCCCGAGTTCGAGACGGCCGGCATCGATCCGCGCGAGGCGGCCTACCGGGTGCTGCGCCTGCCGGCGGTGGCCAACAAGACCTTCCTCATCACCATCGGTGACCGCTCGGTGACCGGCCTGGTGACCCGCGATCAGATGGTCGGTCCCTGGCAGGTGCCGGTGGCCGATGCCGCGGTGAGCAGCACCGACTACCGTCACTACACCGGCGAGGCCATGGCCATGGGCGAGCGCACCCCGGTGGCGCTGGTCGACGGCCCGGCCTCGGGCCGCATGGCGGTGGGCGAGGCGATCACCAACATCGCCTGCGCGGCCATCGCCGACATCGGCCGCATCCGCCTGTCGGCCAACTGGATGGCGCCGGCCGGCCACCCGGGGGAGGACGCCAGGTTGTTCGACACCGTGCGCGCCGTGGGCCACGAGCTCTGCCCGGCGCTGGGCATCGCCATCCCGGTGGGCAAGGATTCGATGTCGATGAAGACCGTCTGGGAGGAGGGCGGCGAGCGCCGCGAGGTCACGGCACCGCTGTCGCTGATCGTCACCGCCTTCGCCCCGGTCGAGGACGTGCGCCGCACCCTGACGCCCGAGCTGCGCACCGACCGCGGCGACACCGACCTGATCCTCATCGACCTCGGCAAGGGTCGCAACCGCCTGGCCGGCTCGGCCCTGGCCCAAGTCTACAAGCAGGTCGGCCACCAGCCGCCGGACCTGGACGACCCGCAGGCGCTCAAGGCCTTTTTCGCCGCCATCCAGGACCTGAACCGCGCCGGCCTGCTGCTCGCCTGTCACGATCGCTCCGACGGCGGCCTGTTCGCCACCCTCTGCGAGATGGCCTTCGCCGCCCACTGCGGTCTCGACATCACCCTGGACGACCTTGGCGAGGATCCGCTCGCCGCCCTGTTCAGCGAGGAACTGGGCGCCGTGGTGCAGGTGCGCCACTGTGATACCGATACCGTGCTGGAGACCTTGCGCGAGGCGGGCCTGGGGCACGCCAGCCACGTCATCGGCACCCTGGCCGACGACGACCATGTCCAGTTCAGTTTCGACGCCCGGCCGCTGCTGCGCGAATCACGGGTCGAATTGCAGCGCGCCTGGAGCGAGACCAGCTACCGCATGCAGGCGCTGCGCGACAACCCGGACTGCGCCCGCCAGGAGTTCGATACCCTGCTGGAAACCGACGACCCCGGTCTCAATGTGTCGCTCGGCTTCGACATCGACGAGGACCCGGCCGCCCCCTTCATCAAGCGCGGCATCCGCCCGCCGGTGGCCATCCTGCGCGAGCAGGGGGTCAACGGTCAGCTGGAGATGGCGGCGGCCTTCCACCGCGCCGGCTTCGAGGCAGTGGACGTGCACATGAGCGACCTGCTGTCGGGCGAGGTCAGCCTGGACGGCTTCAAAGGGCTGGTTGCCTGCGGCGGCTTCTCCTACGGCGACGTGCTGGGCGCCGGTCTCGGCTGGGCCAAGAGCATCCTCTACCACGCCCGCACGCGGGACGCCTTCGAAGCCTTCTTCGAGCGCGACGACAGCTTCGCCCTCGGCGTCTGCAATGGCTGCCAGATGCTCTCCGGTCTGAAGGATCTGATTCCCGGCACCGATCACTGGCCGCGCTTCGCGCGCAACCTGAGCGAGCAGTTCGAGGCGCGCTTCTCGCTGGTCGAGGTCACCGAATCCCCTTCCATCCTGCTCGCCGGCATGGCCGGCTCGCGCATGCCCATCGCCGTCGCCCACGGCGAGGGCCGCGCCGAGTTCGCCTCGGATGAAGCGCGCCAGGCTGCGGCGGGCCTGATCGCCCTGCGCTACGTCGATCACTTCGGCCAGCCGACTGAAACCTATCCCTTCAACCCCAACGGCTCGCCCGACGGCATCACCGGCCTGACCAATGACGACGGCCGGGTGACCATCATGATGCCCCACCCCGAGCGGGTGTTCCGCGCCGTGCAGCACGCCTGGCACCCGGACGACTGGGGCGAGGACGGACCCTGGATGCGGATGTTCCGCAACGCTCGTGTCTGGGTGGGATGA
- the msrP gene encoding protein-methionine-sulfoxide reductase catalytic subunit MsrP translates to MDMPNRRPDAVPASEITPEAVYRQRREFMRQGLAAGLGLVAGVPPLARARELPAGGYPSRDFSAGEAPTDWEDATRYNNFYEFGTGKDEPAKKARRLKTDPWSVSIEGACEKPGILALEDLLRPHPLEERIYRLRCVEGWSMVIPWLGFPLGDLLRRFRPTSQAKYVVFETLHDPEQMPGQRWPVLQWPYTEGLRIDEAMHPLTLIAVGMYGRQLPKQNGAPLRLVVPWKYGFKSIKSIVRIRFQERQPVTSWMRAAPREYGFYANVNPTVDHPRWSQRKERRIGEFFKRDTLMFNGYADQVAGLYRGMDLRKHF, encoded by the coding sequence ATGGATATGCCGAACCGCAGGCCCGATGCCGTTCCGGCATCCGAGATCACGCCCGAGGCTGTCTACCGTCAGCGCCGGGAATTCATGCGCCAGGGGCTGGCGGCGGGGCTCGGTCTGGTGGCGGGCGTGCCGCCGCTGGCGCGGGCCCGGGAGCTGCCAGCAGGCGGCTATCCGTCGCGCGATTTCAGCGCGGGGGAGGCGCCGACCGACTGGGAGGATGCCACCCGCTATAACAATTTCTATGAGTTCGGCACGGGCAAGGATGAGCCGGCCAAGAAGGCGCGCCGCCTGAAGACCGACCCCTGGTCGGTCAGCATCGAGGGCGCCTGCGAGAAACCCGGCATCCTGGCGCTCGAGGATCTGCTCCGGCCACACCCCCTCGAGGAACGCATCTACCGGCTGCGCTGTGTCGAAGGCTGGTCGATGGTGATCCCCTGGCTGGGCTTCCCGCTCGGCGACCTGCTCAGGCGCTTCCGGCCGACATCACAGGCGAAATACGTGGTCTTCGAGACCCTGCACGATCCCGAGCAGATGCCGGGCCAGCGCTGGCCCGTCCTGCAATGGCCCTATACCGAGGGGCTGCGCATCGACGAGGCCATGCACCCGCTGACACTGATCGCCGTGGGCATGTATGGCAGGCAACTGCCGAAGCAGAACGGTGCGCCGTTGCGGCTGGTGGTGCCCTGGAAGTATGGTTTCAAGAGCATCAAATCCATCGTCCGCATCCGTTTCCAGGAACGCCAGCCGGTCACCAGCTGGATGCGCGCCGCGCCCAGGGAATACGGCTTCTATGCCAACGTCAATCCGACGGTCGACCACCCGCGCTGGAGCCAGAGGAAGGAACGCCGTATCGGCGAATTCTTCAAGCGCGACACCCTGATGTTCAACGGCTATGCCGATCAGGTGGCGGGGCTGTACCGCGGCATGGATCTGCGGAAGCATTTCTGA
- a CDS encoding protein-methionine-sulfoxide reductase heme-binding subunit MsrQ — protein sequence MTRRDARPLLFVVCLLPLAWLVYGVLADRLGANPIEAITQATGLWTLRLLVLGLLMTPLRRLFGWQWPLRLRRMLGLFAFFYASLHLLTYLWLDQFFDWGEIGRDLLKRPFITLGMTAWLLLVPLAMTSTRGMMRRLGRHWKALHRLVYLVAPLGALHFLLLVKADWREPLLYLLLTAGLLMLRLPRVAARRPLRG from the coding sequence ATGACGAGGAGAGATGCACGACCGCTCCTCTTCGTGGTCTGCCTGTTGCCGTTGGCCTGGCTGGTCTACGGGGTGCTGGCCGACCGTCTGGGTGCCAATCCGATCGAGGCCATCACCCAGGCTACTGGCCTGTGGACCCTGCGCCTGCTAGTGCTGGGCCTGCTGATGACGCCGCTCAGGCGCCTGTTCGGCTGGCAGTGGCCGCTGAGGCTACGGCGCATGCTGGGGCTGTTCGCCTTCTTCTATGCCTCCCTGCATCTGCTGACCTACCTGTGGCTGGACCAGTTCTTCGACTGGGGCGAGATCGGCCGCGATCTGCTCAAACGTCCCTTCATCACCCTCGGCATGACGGCCTGGCTGTTGCTGGTCCCTCTGGCCATGACCTCGACGCGAGGCATGATGCGCCGCCTCGGTCGTCACTGGAAGGCGCTGCATCGACTGGTCTATCTGGTGGCCCCCCTGGGGGCGCTGCATTTCCTGCTGCTGGTCAAGGCCGACTGGCGGGAGCCGCTGCTCTACCTGCTGTTGACGGCTGGGCTGCTGATGCTGCGCCTGCCGCGCGTCGCCGCCCGCCGACCGTTGCGCGGCTGA
- a CDS encoding FMN-binding glutamate synthase family protein, with protein sequence MVRRLFIILSLFSILLVVALAQRWPAAWWLFVIIGPFILLGLFDMSQRRHTIRRIYPVIGNLRYLFEAIRPEIQQYFVESDTNGLPFSREFRSLVYQRAKGVRDTRPFGTVFEVYRPGYEWMNPSLAPHPAPAQEPRVSIGGADCSQPYAASHLNISAMSYGALGRNAILALNKGARLGGFAHNTGEGGISSWHLEHGGDLVWQIGTGYFGCRTPQGRFDAELFAERARLPQVKMIEIKLSQGAKPGHGGILPAAKVTEEIARIRLVPQGEDVISPPGHTAFDSPLGLLEFIARLRELSGGKPVGFKLCVGHRAEFFGICKAMLETGITPDFITVDGSEGGTGAAPIELTNSVGMPMRDGLLLVHNALRGIGLRDRVRLIAAGKVASAFHLARLLALGADSVNAARSMMFALGCIQSRQCNTNRCPTGVATQDPARYRQLDIDDKAERVARYHASTIRALLELTGSAGLCGPEAIRPHHIMRRIDGTDIRSYAELYPWVESGCLLQSGCVPAAWAADWRRADPREWGCRAG encoded by the coding sequence ATGGTACGTCGTCTGTTCATCATCCTTTCGCTGTTCAGCATCCTGCTGGTGGTGGCGCTGGCCCAGCGTTGGCCCGCTGCCTGGTGGCTGTTTGTGATCATTGGGCCGTTCATTCTCCTTGGCCTCTTCGACATGAGTCAGCGCCGTCATACCATTCGCCGCATCTATCCGGTGATCGGCAATCTGCGCTATCTGTTCGAGGCCATTCGCCCGGAGATCCAGCAGTATTTCGTGGAGTCCGACACCAACGGCCTGCCCTTCAGCCGCGAATTCCGCTCGCTGGTCTATCAGCGGGCCAAGGGGGTGCGTGACACGCGGCCCTTCGGTACCGTCTTCGAGGTCTATCGCCCCGGCTATGAGTGGATGAATCCCTCGCTGGCCCCACATCCGGCGCCGGCGCAGGAGCCGCGGGTGAGCATCGGGGGGGCAGATTGCAGCCAGCCCTATGCGGCCTCCCATCTGAACATCTCGGCCATGAGCTACGGGGCCCTGGGCAGGAACGCCATCCTGGCACTGAACAAGGGGGCGCGGCTCGGTGGTTTTGCACATAACACCGGCGAAGGCGGGATCAGCTCCTGGCACTTGGAGCATGGCGGTGATCTGGTCTGGCAGATCGGCACCGGCTACTTCGGCTGCCGTACGCCGCAAGGCCGTTTCGACGCTGAGCTGTTCGCCGAGCGCGCACGCCTGCCGCAGGTGAAGATGATCGAGATCAAGCTGTCGCAGGGTGCCAAGCCCGGCCATGGTGGTATCCTGCCGGCGGCCAAGGTAACCGAAGAGATCGCCCGGATCCGCCTGGTGCCGCAGGGTGAGGATGTCATCTCGCCGCCGGGCCACACGGCCTTCGATTCCCCGCTCGGCCTGCTCGAGTTCATTGCCCGGCTGCGTGAGCTGTCCGGGGGCAAGCCGGTTGGCTTCAAGCTCTGCGTCGGCCATCGCGCCGAGTTCTTCGGCATCTGCAAGGCGATGCTGGAGACCGGTATCACCCCGGACTTCATCACCGTCGACGGCAGCGAGGGCGGCACCGGAGCCGCGCCCATCGAGCTGACCAATTCGGTGGGCATGCCCATGCGTGACGGCCTGCTGCTGGTGCACAACGCACTGCGGGGCATCGGCCTGCGCGACCGGGTGCGGCTGATCGCCGCCGGCAAGGTCGCCTCGGCCTTCCATCTCGCCCGGCTCCTGGCGCTGGGGGCGGACAGCGTCAACGCCGCCCGCAGCATGATGTTTGCCTTGGGCTGCATCCAGTCCCGCCAGTGCAATACCAACCGCTGTCCGACCGGGGTGGCCACCCAGGACCCCGCCCGCTATCGCCAGCTCGATATCGACGACAAGGCCGAACGGGTGGCCCGCTATCACGCCAGCACCATCCGTGCCCTCTTGGAACTGACCGGCAGCGCCGGCCTGTGCGGCCCCGAGGCGATCCGACCCCACCATATCATGCGGCGCATCGACGGTACCGATATCCGCAGCTACGCTGAGCTCTATCCCTGGGTCGAGAGCGGCTGCCTGCTGCAGTCCGGCTGTGTACCTGCCGCCTGGGCGGCCGACTGGCGGCGCGCCGATCCCCGGGAGTGGGGGTGTCGGGCAGGTTGA
- a CDS encoding bifunctional diguanylate cyclase/phosphodiesterase — MKRQISRLNRLPWPQVLAVAVLGMLGGLVGWLLLQSDARAAGAWSGLTGYGGFITLSMLLAIGVVLWQRCSTRELAEREQVFRTALDQGFSEIYIFDADSLKFLNANQSARENLGYSQQELSGMTPLDIKPEYDRAAFAALGEPLRTGKTAMVTFETCHRRKDGSTYPVEIRLQLSDTGRSRVFLAIVQDISEREAHARELEHRALHDPLSGLPGRTLLLDRMEQALSAARRAGTPLMLIILDPSRMQEINDILGHANGDLLLKQVAQRLKGLFRAADTIARLSADEYAILLPEGVERAAALVERIRRAFQAPFLVDGSVLRIDFSIGIAVYPQHGDSPSCLIQHADIALRVAKMERLPYAVFRAEDNPFSHRRLRLLGDLHSAIEGDQIDLHYQPQVELESEKAVGVEALARWFHPDEGQISPAEFVPMAEQTGLIGPLTECVLRRAVRQSRLWKEAGVELTISVNLSVRNLLDKNFPAWLAGLLGREGVAAGQIALEITEDVLMRNPEATLRALHELHAMGLGLHIDDYGTGYSSLSYLRHFPVDCLKIDRSFVGDILVNEQATVIVHSTIDLARKLGLRVIAEGVEEAGALDLLRSFGCDQVQGFIYSRPLPPDVFLEWLGPYQGVASATARSLPEC, encoded by the coding sequence ATGAAGAGACAGATCTCCCGGCTGAACAGGTTGCCCTGGCCGCAGGTGCTGGCTGTGGCCGTGCTCGGGATGCTTGGCGGTCTTGTTGGCTGGCTGCTGCTGCAGTCCGATGCCAGGGCCGCCGGTGCCTGGTCCGGCCTGACCGGTTACGGCGGGTTCATCACCCTCAGCATGCTGCTGGCCATCGGTGTTGTCCTCTGGCAACGCTGTTCGACCCGGGAGCTGGCGGAACGCGAGCAGGTTTTCCGTACCGCCCTCGATCAGGGTTTCAGCGAGATCTACATCTTCGATGCCGACAGCCTGAAGTTCCTGAACGCCAATCAGAGCGCCCGCGAGAACCTGGGCTATTCGCAGCAGGAGTTGAGCGGGATGACACCGCTCGATATCAAGCCGGAGTATGACCGGGCAGCTTTTGCGGCGCTGGGCGAGCCGCTCAGAACGGGCAAGACGGCCATGGTCACCTTCGAGACCTGCCACCGCCGCAAGGACGGCTCGACCTATCCAGTGGAGATTCGCCTGCAGTTGTCGGATACCGGAAGAAGCCGGGTATTTCTCGCCATCGTGCAGGACATCAGCGAGCGGGAGGCCCATGCCCGGGAACTGGAGCACCGGGCGTTGCACGATCCGCTGTCCGGCCTGCCCGGCCGGACCCTGTTGCTCGACCGGATGGAGCAGGCCTTGTCGGCGGCCAGGCGCGCCGGAACGCCGTTGATGCTGATCATCCTCGATCCCAGCCGGATGCAGGAGATCAACGACATACTGGGCCATGCCAACGGGGACCTGCTGCTCAAACAGGTGGCGCAGCGGCTCAAGGGGCTGTTCCGGGCCGCGGACACCATAGCCCGCCTTAGCGCCGATGAGTATGCCATCCTTCTGCCGGAGGGTGTGGAGAGGGCCGCCGCCCTGGTCGAGAGAATCCGGCGTGCCTTTCAGGCCCCCTTCCTGGTCGATGGTTCCGTGCTGCGCATCGATTTCTCCATTGGCATTGCGGTCTATCCGCAGCACGGGGACTCACCCTCCTGCCTGATTCAGCATGCCGATATCGCCCTCCGCGTGGCCAAGATGGAAAGGCTGCCCTACGCGGTGTTCAGGGCCGAGGACAATCCTTTCAGCCACCGCCGGCTGAGGCTGCTGGGCGACCTGCATTCGGCGATCGAGGGTGACCAGATCGACCTCCATTACCAGCCCCAGGTCGAACTGGAGAGCGAAAAGGCGGTCGGCGTGGAGGCGCTGGCCCGCTGGTTTCATCCGGATGAAGGGCAGATATCCCCGGCCGAGTTCGTGCCCATGGCCGAGCAGACGGGCCTCATCGGCCCGCTTACCGAATGTGTGCTGCGTCGTGCGGTGCGCCAGTCCCGGTTGTGGAAGGAGGCCGGGGTGGAATTGACGATCTCGGTCAATCTCTCGGTCCGCAATCTGCTCGACAAGAACTTTCCCGCCTGGCTGGCCGGGCTGCTCGGTCGCGAGGGCGTGGCGGCGGGACAGATCGCCCTGGAAATCACCGAGGATGTGCTGATGCGCAACCCCGAGGCCACCCTGCGGGCTCTGCACGAGTTGCATGCCATGGGGCTCGGGCTGCATATCGACGACTACGGGACCGGCTATTCGTCACTCTCCTATCTGCGCCATTTTCCAGTCGATTGCCTGAAGATCGACCGTTCCTTCGTGGGTGACATCCTGGTCAACGAACAGGCCACGGTGATCGTGCACTCGACCATTGATCTGGCGCGCAAGCTGGGCCTTCGGGTGATTGCCGAAGGGGTCGAGGAAGCCGGGGCGCTGGATCTGCTGCGCAGCTTCGGTTGCGACCAGGTACAGGGCTTCATCTACAGCCGACCACTTCCCCCGGATGTCTTCCTGGAGTGGTTGGGACCCTATCAGGGGGTGGCATCAGCCACCGCCCGTTCTCTTCCGGAGTGTTGA
- a CDS encoding CBS domain-containing protein, whose amino-acid sequence MNIAGIMSRQVAKVDMDASLGAVKRLFDNGAFHHLLVTDGVRLVGVVSDRDVLKWISPRLDTLAETAKDKNVLRKPVHQIMSRKPMTLSPDDTLETAAERLLAGGVSCLPVVEAGDRLVGIVTWKDLLRYFLACETTGLA is encoded by the coding sequence ATGAATATCGCCGGCATCATGTCCAGACAGGTCGCCAAGGTCGACATGGACGCCAGCCTGGGCGCGGTCAAGAGACTCTTCGACAACGGGGCCTTCCATCACCTGCTGGTCACGGACGGCGTGCGTCTGGTCGGGGTGGTCTCGGATCGGGATGTCCTCAAATGGATCAGTCCGAGGCTGGATACCCTGGCGGAAACGGCAAAGGACAAGAACGTGCTGCGCAAGCCCGTGCACCAGATCATGAGCCGCAAGCCGATGACCCTGTCACCGGACGATACGCTAGAGACCGCCGCCGAGAGGCTGCTGGCGGGTGGCGTCTCCTGTCTGCCGGTGGTCGAGGCCGGGGACCGATTGGTCGGGATCGTGACCTGGAAGGATCTGCTGCGTTATTTCCTCGCCTGTGAGACCACCGGCCTGGCTTGA